A stretch of Oryza brachyantha chromosome 4, ObraRS2, whole genome shotgun sequence DNA encodes these proteins:
- the LOC102702648 gene encoding uncharacterized protein LOC102702648 yields the protein MRKPKQRTPSSAADTVAGGPIDAEWQYFLDNVREERGSYSVLAPADGANPSYYLQYEKPRDGSRPPTKAGASTSSPGQGGCKRRRMEEDESSCREPALHCADPNIEEDYREFLDNIRVVGKDDFVLELGDEVIRYGGDAVDHQGSSEASVMGKEAAVTSSDEPLVRAPETNRTGRRAPRDKVAGMADNGREGRDVEEDGKAEDQRKKEKKGKKVVAVTCKGEGGAMAAEEVEKKPKKAVAFHSKGEDSTMAAENLKDKKNSGKKEVVVPADMGKVIKVEEEEGHEQLQILPAVEKRWATSSLPNSGHCHESEPHIASASASGPHGVIWPTHINDRAESDFKQRLIHVLNKPFSQGEYDKLFGMATIRNPLTKERRTRCGVKYYYSQHERGKSYFDSYPDLGKKVKEANYPNRLALLRGFFFWLENVGQEDQFRPWRVDHKRYKIMPL from the exons ATGCGGAAGCCGAAGCAGCGcacgccctcctccgccgccgacaccgtcgccggcggcccgaTCGACGCCGAGTGGCAGTACTTCCTCGACAATGTCCGCGAGGAACGCGGCTCCTACAGCGTCCTTGCCCCTGCCGACGGCGCCAACCCTTCCTACTACCTCCAGTACGAGAAGCCCCGCGACGGGAGCCGCCCACCCACCAAAGCCggcgcctccacctcctccccagGCCAGGGGGGATGCAAGCGCCGCCGGATGGAGGAGGACGAGAGCTCGTGCCGGGAACCCGCATTGCACTGTGCCGACCCCAACATCGAGGAGGACTACCGCGAATTCTTGGATAACATACGCGTCGTTGGGAAGGACGACTTTGTGCTGGAGCTTGGGGACGAAGTGATCAGGTATGGAGGAGATGCGGTGGATCATCAAGGTAGTAGCGAGGCTTCGGTAAtggggaaggaggcggcggtgaccaGCTCCGATGAGCCTCTGGTGAGGGCTCCGGAGACCAATCGGACTGGCCGCCGTGCGCCTCGAGACAAGGTTGCTGGCATGGCAGATaatgggagggaggggagagatgTGGAGGAGGATGGGAAAGCGGAGGATCAaaggaagaaggagaagaaggggaAGAAAGTGGTTGCTGTTACTTGTAAGGGGGAAGGTGGTGCCATGGCGGCGGAAGAGGTTGAGAAGAAGCCCAAGAAAGCGGTTGCCTTTCATTCTAAGGGGGAAGATAGTACAATGGCAGCGGAAAATCTGAAGGATAAGAAGAATTCTGGGAAGAAAGAAGTCGTTGTTCCTGCTGATATGGGGAAG GTTATCAaggtggaagaagaagagggacATGAGCAACTGCAGATTTTGCCGGCTGTGGAGAAACGATGGGCTACAAGTAGCCTGCCAAATTCAGGCCATTGCCATGAAAGCGAGCCTCATATCGCTTCTGCTTCCGCTTCC GGACCACATGGAGTTATATGGCCAACACATATAAATGATAGGGCAGAGTCAGACTTCAAACAAAGATTGATACATGTTCTCAACAAACCGTTTAGTCAGGGAGAGTATGACAAACTATTTGGTATGGCTACTATTCGCAATCCTTTGACAAAGGAACGTCGGACACGCTGTGGTGTGAAGTATTACTACTCTCAACATGAGAGGGGAAAATCATATTTTGACTCTTACCCAG ATCTTGGGAAAAAAGTTAAAGAAGCCAACTATCCCAATCGCTTGGCGCTGTTGCGTGGGTTTTTCTTCTGGTTGGAG AATGTTGGGCAAGAAGACCAGTTCAGGCCGTGGAGAGTTGATCACAAACGTTACAAAATTATGcctttatga